One Synechococcus sp. PROS-9-1 DNA window includes the following coding sequences:
- a CDS encoding SemiSWEET family sugar transporter codes for MSPDLIGYIAAFLTTLSFFPQALKTLRSRDTHSISLRMYLLFTTGVMFWSIYGWMVGDGPVLIANLITLVPAVIVLVLKLSNYL; via the coding sequence ATGTCACCTGATCTAATAGGGTACATTGCAGCATTTCTAACGACATTGAGCTTCTTTCCACAAGCTCTCAAAACGCTTCGCAGTAGAGATACGCATTCCATCTCACTAAGAATGTATTTGCTATTTACTACCGGTGTAATGTTCTGGTCAATCTATGGGTGGATGGTAGGTGATGGTCCGGTGTTAATTGCAAACCTAATTACATTAGTTCCCGCAGTAATAGTACTCGTTCTCAAGCTGTCGAATTATTTATAG
- a CDS encoding HupE/UreJ family protein gives MGDSSQLSGWSGLVSGIGHPLLGPDHLLFLLAIAFIGLKRPIAWIIPMLAIGLGGSLISQFIPLPDLIAPWAEALVSLSLVVEGLIALSLAPAAWLLPLFGLHGFLLGTTIVGAEPTPLITYFLGLLIGQGVLLALVCSLSQTVIARLGEQGRRLSAGIWMGIGIAFAWVALID, from the coding sequence ATGGGCGACAGCAGCCAGCTCAGTGGATGGTCAGGTCTAGTGAGTGGCATTGGTCATCCTCTTCTTGGGCCAGACCATTTGCTCTTTCTGCTGGCCATCGCATTCATTGGCCTGAAGCGGCCGATCGCCTGGATCATCCCAATGCTGGCCATCGGCCTGGGCGGGAGCCTGATCTCTCAGTTCATCCCCCTACCAGATTTGATTGCGCCCTGGGCTGAAGCTCTTGTGTCGCTAAGCCTTGTTGTTGAGGGCCTGATTGCTCTTTCACTAGCTCCAGCCGCCTGGCTTCTGCCGCTCTTCGGCCTCCATGGTTTTCTGCTTGGTACCACCATTGTTGGAGCGGAGCCGACTCCTCTGATCACCTATTTCTTAGGTTTACTCATTGGTCAAGGCGTTCTATTAGCGCTTGTTTGCTCCTTATCGCAAACTGTGATCGCTCGCCTGGGAGAGCAAGGGCGTCGACTCAGTGCTGGAATCTGGATGGGTATTGGAATTGCCTTTGCCTGGGTGGCCCTGATCGACTAA
- a CDS encoding 16S rRNA (uracil(1498)-N(3))-methyltransferase: MNIILLKQQDFIHDSNTALISDYRLTHILKILNPSIGQSLKVGLVGGSCGYGIVECIDTQVVKLKVILNENAPSRHKFDIVLALPRPKMLRRILRTIAEYGVENLHLVNSARVEKSYWQSPLLQPEKIDDALMAGMERSKDTLMTNVHLHKRFRPFVEDQLSHLCANRNCWITDMNAAKSAIELDIASTPAVVLIGPEGGFVPFEVELATSKIARSIHLGRRVLSVDTAVTTVLAQALPSA; this comes from the coding sequence ATGAATATTATTCTTCTCAAACAACAAGATTTCATCCATGATTCAAATACAGCCCTAATCAGTGATTATCGCTTAACACATATTCTGAAAATCTTAAATCCAAGCATTGGACAATCCTTGAAAGTTGGCCTGGTAGGTGGAAGTTGCGGATATGGCATTGTCGAATGCATTGATACACAAGTCGTGAAACTCAAGGTTATCCTAAACGAAAATGCGCCATCTAGGCATAAATTTGATATCGTTCTTGCTTTACCACGCCCCAAAATGTTACGTCGTATTTTGCGTACAATTGCGGAGTATGGGGTAGAAAATCTACATTTAGTTAACAGTGCAAGAGTAGAAAAAAGCTACTGGCAGAGCCCGCTATTACAACCAGAAAAAATAGATGATGCACTGATGGCTGGCATGGAGCGCTCAAAAGATACATTGATGACCAATGTACACTTACATAAAAGGTTTCGACCATTTGTTGAAGACCAATTGTCCCATCTATGTGCTAATCGCAACTGCTGGATTACAGACATGAATGCAGCCAAATCAGCTATTGAACTTGATATTGCTTCAACACCTGCTGTTGTCCTGATCGGTCCTGAAGGTGGGTTCGTTCCTTTTGAAGTTGAACTGGCTACCTCAAAGATTGCAAGATCTATACATCTAGGGAGAAGAGTTCTTAGTGTCGATACGGCAGTAACCACGGTTCTAGCTCAGGCCTTACCAAGCGCTTGA
- the nadA gene encoding quinolinate synthase NadA, translated as MKDTPGDLVSAINQLRRDRNAIVLAHYYQEPEIQDIADFIGDSLELSRKAASTDADVIVFCGVHFMAETAKILSPDKIVLLPDSDAGCSLADDCPADEFEAFKAKHPEHFVVSYINCTAAVKAQSDLICTSSNAVDLVNQLPSDQPILFAPDQNLGRWVQRQSGRELTLWQGRCIVHETFSEEALLKLKLQHPYGEVIAHPECMENLLDIADFIGSTSKLLAHAQSSSANTFIVLTEPGILHQMQKMVPNKTFLDVPGLDGCSCNTCPYMRMNNLEKLWQCLETLEPKIEMDEDLRIRALAPIERMLEMSK; from the coding sequence ATGAAAGATACTCCCGGTGATCTGGTCAGCGCAATCAACCAGCTTCGAAGGGATCGCAACGCCATCGTATTGGCGCATTATTACCAGGAACCAGAAATACAAGATATCGCTGATTTTATTGGTGATTCCCTAGAACTCTCACGTAAAGCAGCCAGCACAGATGCAGATGTAATTGTATTTTGCGGCGTACATTTCATGGCAGAGACAGCAAAGATTTTAAGTCCAGACAAGATTGTCCTGTTGCCTGATAGCGACGCAGGATGCTCACTAGCAGATGATTGTCCAGCCGATGAATTTGAGGCATTCAAAGCCAAGCATCCTGAACATTTTGTTGTCAGTTATATTAATTGCACCGCAGCTGTAAAAGCACAAAGTGACTTAATATGCACTAGCAGCAATGCCGTTGACCTTGTTAATCAACTTCCGTCTGATCAACCTATTTTATTCGCCCCAGATCAAAACCTGGGACGCTGGGTCCAACGGCAAAGTGGGCGTGAACTCACATTGTGGCAAGGACGCTGCATCGTTCACGAAACATTTAGCGAAGAGGCTTTATTAAAACTTAAGCTTCAACACCCCTACGGAGAAGTGATTGCTCACCCTGAGTGCATGGAAAACCTACTTGATATAGCGGATTTCATAGGCTCAACCAGCAAACTCTTGGCGCATGCACAATCGAGTTCTGCAAACACTTTTATCGTGCTCACTGAGCCCGGTATATTGCATCAAATGCAGAAGATGGTTCCCAATAAAACCTTCCTCGACGTACCAGGCCTGGACGGATGTAGCTGTAATACATGCCCTTACATGCGGATGAATAACCTTGAAAAACTATGGCAATGTCTGGAGACGCTTGAGCCTAAGATTGAAATGGACGAAGACCTACGAATCAGAGCATTGGCTCCAATTGAGCGAATGCTTGAAATGAGTAAGTAA
- a CDS encoding DUF427 domain-containing protein, which produces MPTEERVSNYPRPPLVELINGGVSVRVADEIIAEDNRYVRVCETFHPPTIYIHQDAFIKGSLHQTTGRATFCEWKGVAEYWSLSKADGSELRPRAGWSYPKPTERFALLEDWISLYPQLVDACILEGEKVFPQPGTFYGGWITSWTIGPFKGDPNHPELI; this is translated from the coding sequence ATGCCAACTGAAGAAAGAGTATCCAACTACCCAAGGCCGCCATTGGTTGAACTCATCAATGGCGGCGTCTCAGTTCGTGTTGCCGATGAGATTATTGCTGAGGATAACCGCTACGTACGTGTGTGCGAAACCTTTCATCCGCCAACGATCTATATCCATCAAGACGCTTTTATCAAGGGATCGCTCCATCAGACCACTGGAAGGGCCACATTTTGTGAATGGAAGGGAGTGGCAGAGTACTGGTCACTAAGTAAAGCCGATGGGTCTGAGCTCCGACCACGTGCTGGATGGAGTTATCCGAAACCAACGGAGCGTTTTGCACTCCTTGAGGACTGGATCAGTCTGTACCCCCAATTAGTTGATGCTTGTATTTTGGAAGGTGAAAAGGTATTCCCACAGCCTGGAACCTTTTATGGAGGATGGATCACAAGTTGGACCATCGGTCCTTTTAAAGGCGACCCAAATCATCCTGAACTAATTTAA
- a CDS encoding J domain-containing protein, whose amino-acid sequence MGFDPRRWSSAAEPRRRQTVTSNVDALLAENDSLRRQVLQLKRQLDLLRQRQWTPSQSRQQQRSDARRQEHGETIPSVSPEQVERWGEALAKQQGWNALRLSELEHLIAALNRASFHPHLNLQQRLDRLMPGLGTDLFVATLKPITKKRCAVLAAFALYGIRSREWLDEDPQRVVIELKNRQQSSRKNRRTRSDQRASDRHSQSYGRDNNPSEFSISEALHVLGLKPGASQDSIKKSYRRLVKQHHPDIGGSAEEFRKLNEAYQQLIMNS is encoded by the coding sequence ATGGGATTTGATCCTCGGCGTTGGTCGTCAGCGGCTGAACCGCGTCGTCGTCAGACCGTTACAAGCAACGTTGATGCCCTCTTGGCCGAAAATGACAGTCTGCGTAGGCAGGTGCTGCAGCTGAAACGCCAGCTTGATTTGCTTCGTCAGCGTCAATGGACACCATCCCAGTCAAGACAACAACAGCGCTCAGATGCGCGCAGACAAGAGCATGGAGAGACAATCCCATCTGTCTCCCCTGAACAGGTTGAACGATGGGGAGAAGCCCTCGCAAAGCAGCAGGGTTGGAATGCCCTTCGCCTCAGTGAACTTGAACATCTAATCGCTGCCTTGAATCGCGCCAGTTTTCACCCTCATCTCAATCTTCAACAGCGGTTGGATCGGCTGATGCCTGGCCTGGGTACTGATTTATTTGTTGCCACGCTTAAGCCGATCACGAAAAAACGATGTGCAGTGCTTGCAGCTTTTGCTCTGTATGGAATTAGGTCTCGTGAATGGCTTGACGAAGACCCTCAACGGGTGGTCATTGAATTAAAAAACAGACAACAGAGCTCGCGTAAAAATCGCAGAACCAGGTCTGATCAGCGCGCTTCTGATCGTCACTCTCAGTCCTACGGCAGAGACAACAACCCCTCAGAGTTTTCGATCAGCGAGGCACTCCACGTTTTAGGCCTCAAACCTGGTGCATCGCAAGACTCTATTAAAAAGTCCTACCGCCGTTTAGTCAAACAACATCACCCTGATATAGGCGGATCAGCTGAAGAATTCCGGAAGCTCAATGAGGCATATCAGCAACTCATAATGAATAGCTGA
- a CDS encoding PAP/fibrillin family protein, which translates to MELLRSDPGNGLIPSLIMQIETNSNVDLESDLLLLKGVWELRWSSSTQPWLKQANWLENLQILDPEQKKGVNLLRLSSPIGAVAGIAVEAELSINSSNQVGVQFKKGGWLGPSLRNGWRPKLLTKINQSFPAWLDITGLDNTLRICRGNAGTCFALVKRPDLAVSDWIPATIEKMVS; encoded by the coding sequence ATGGAGCTTCTGCGCTCAGATCCTGGGAATGGTTTGATTCCTTCATTGATCATGCAGATTGAAACGAATTCGAACGTAGATCTTGAATCTGATCTGTTGCTACTTAAAGGAGTATGGGAATTGAGATGGAGTAGCTCAACCCAGCCATGGCTGAAACAAGCCAATTGGCTAGAAAACCTGCAGATTCTTGATCCAGAACAGAAAAAAGGTGTCAATCTTTTGCGTTTAAGTTCACCCATTGGTGCAGTGGCAGGCATTGCTGTTGAAGCTGAGCTATCAATCAACAGTTCCAATCAAGTTGGCGTACAATTTAAAAAAGGTGGTTGGCTTGGTCCATCTCTTCGTAATGGTTGGAGACCTAAATTACTTACTAAAATCAATCAATCGTTTCCTGCTTGGCTAGATATCACAGGACTTGATAACACACTTCGGATTTGCCGTGGTAATGCAGGAACTTGCTTTGCACTAGTTAAGAGACCCGACCTAGCAGTTTCCGACTGGATTCCTGCAACCATCGAGAAGATGGTGTCATAA